A single region of the Leisingera thetidis genome encodes:
- the flhB gene encoding flagellar type III secretion system protein FlhB → MSGQDDDSEKSFEPTEQKLRKAREKGEVAKSTDLSVAAAYLGLIIALYASGSGSVEGIGTALMAFLDQPDRLAPLFFEGSAAAPVGGFIGSAFRPVMPWFLVPFALVLLSIVGQRAMVFAPSKLEPKLSRISVISNAKNKFGRSGLFEFFKSFVKLLLYSVCLSVYLSYRLPEMIASAGTGPQSVVLMLAQLAMEFLFLALVIALSIGVVDAAFQHAEHRRKNMMSRKEIQDEIKDSEGDPHMKGQRRQRGQQIAMGQMLADVPKADVVIVNPTHYAVALQWSREKGAAPVCVAKGVDEIAAAIRRVASENAVPIHSDPPTARALHAAVEIGDEILEEHYAPVAAAIRFAEEMRKRAKGKVT, encoded by the coding sequence ATGAGCGGTCAGGACGACGATTCTGAAAAGTCATTCGAGCCGACGGAACAGAAGCTCCGAAAGGCCCGTGAAAAGGGTGAAGTAGCCAAATCCACCGACCTCTCGGTGGCCGCGGCCTATCTGGGCCTGATCATCGCGTTATACGCGTCCGGCAGCGGCAGCGTCGAGGGGATCGGTACAGCGCTGATGGCCTTTCTGGACCAGCCGGACCGGCTGGCACCTCTGTTCTTCGAGGGGTCTGCCGCGGCGCCCGTAGGTGGTTTCATCGGCAGTGCTTTCCGTCCGGTGATGCCTTGGTTCCTGGTGCCTTTTGCGCTGGTGCTGCTGTCGATTGTCGGCCAGCGGGCGATGGTCTTTGCTCCCAGCAAGCTCGAGCCGAAGCTGTCGCGCATATCCGTCATTTCCAATGCCAAGAACAAGTTCGGCCGTTCTGGCTTGTTCGAGTTCTTCAAGAGCTTTGTGAAGCTTCTTCTTTATTCGGTATGTTTGAGTGTCTACTTGTCCTACCGGCTGCCTGAGATGATTGCCTCCGCCGGTACCGGCCCCCAATCGGTGGTCCTGATGCTGGCGCAGCTGGCGATGGAGTTCCTGTTTCTGGCTCTGGTCATCGCGCTGTCGATCGGTGTTGTGGATGCCGCCTTTCAGCATGCCGAACACCGCCGCAAGAACATGATGTCGCGCAAGGAAATCCAGGATGAGATCAAGGATTCCGAGGGCGACCCGCACATGAAAGGCCAGCGGCGCCAGCGCGGGCAGCAAATTGCGATGGGGCAGATGCTGGCCGATGTTCCCAAGGCGGATGTGGTGATCGTCAACCCCACTCATTACGCGGTTGCCCTGCAATGGAGCCGCGAGAAAGGCGCAGCGCCTGTCTGTGTAGCCAAGGGGGTTGATGAAATCGCTGCGGCGATCCGGCGCGTCGCAAGCGAAAACGCTGTGCCAATCCACAGCGATCCGCCGACGGCACGGGCGCTGCATGCCGCGGTCGAGATCGGCGATGAGATTCTGGAAGAGCATTATGCACCGGTGGCGGCGGCAATCCGCTTTGCCGAAGAGATGCGCAAGCGTGCAAAAGGAAAGGTCACATGA
- a CDS encoding flagellar basal body-associated FliL family protein, with the protein MLTKLLPVILLIIGTGGGIGAGIMLAPPPEEEHAAPGSSQAAPTPEEAKEEVAEESEENQREYIKITNQFVVPVVERDQLTSLVVISLSLETRKGTSEKVHAYEPKLRDVFLQVLFDHANMGGFRGAFTRSDVLEPLRTALREAAQKQIGKGVYDVLIMEISRQDV; encoded by the coding sequence ATGCTGACGAAACTCCTGCCAGTCATTCTGCTGATCATCGGGACCGGAGGCGGCATTGGCGCCGGCATCATGCTGGCACCTCCTCCCGAAGAAGAACACGCTGCCCCCGGAAGCAGCCAAGCCGCGCCTACGCCTGAAGAGGCCAAAGAAGAAGTCGCCGAAGAAAGCGAAGAGAATCAGCGCGAATACATCAAGATCACCAACCAGTTTGTGGTGCCTGTGGTGGAACGCGATCAACTGACATCGCTGGTGGTGATTTCGCTCAGCCTGGAGACCAGGAAAGGCACCAGCGAAAAGGTGCACGCCTATGAGCCCAAACTGCGTGATGTCTTTCTGCAAGTCCTCTTTGATCATGCCAATATGGGCGGCTTCCGCGGAGCGTTCACCCGCTCGGATGTGCTCGAGCCGCTGCGCACTGCCTTGCGCGAAGCCGCGCAGAAACAAATTGGCAAAGGTGTTTATGACGTTCTGATCATGGAGATTTCCCGCCAGGACGTCTAA
- the flgH gene encoding flagellar basal body L-ring protein FlgH, whose product MTKNFSPVTPLLFGLALLTACGRMDHLGKAPSFTPANETPEHVAMLYQGLPAQTQTRRTVDGASLWSGSQQSLLGDRRAIKRGDILTVVIEIDEEAEISNDTQRSRSGSESLNMPHLLGLPQRLDRKLPDGATSADAVELGSSSASGGKGSVKRSEKLELRVAATVVDVLPNGVLAISGTQELRVNFELRELLVTGYVRPQDISRQNEITYDKIASARVSYGGRGQITDVQQPRYGQQLLDVVLPF is encoded by the coding sequence ATGACAAAGAATTTCTCCCCCGTCACACCATTGCTGTTCGGACTGGCGCTGCTGACCGCCTGCGGCCGGATGGACCACTTGGGCAAAGCACCGTCCTTCACCCCGGCCAATGAAACACCGGAACATGTCGCGATGCTGTACCAGGGGCTGCCGGCACAGACCCAGACCCGGCGCACTGTCGATGGCGCCTCGCTGTGGAGCGGTTCGCAGCAATCGCTGCTGGGAGACCGACGTGCAATCAAGCGCGGCGACATACTGACAGTGGTGATCGAAATCGACGAGGAGGCGGAGATCTCCAACGACACCCAACGGTCGCGGTCGGGCTCCGAAAGCCTGAACATGCCGCACCTTCTTGGCCTGCCGCAGCGGCTGGACAGGAAGCTGCCAGACGGAGCCACATCCGCCGATGCCGTTGAGCTTGGCAGTTCCAGCGCGTCCGGCGGCAAGGGATCCGTCAAGCGCAGTGAAAAGCTGGAGCTGCGGGTTGCAGCAACTGTGGTCGACGTTCTGCCAAACGGCGTGCTGGCGATAAGCGGCACCCAGGAGTTGCGGGTGAACTTCGAACTGCGCGAGCTTCTGGTAACCGGCTATGTCCGGCCCCAGGACATCAGCCGCCAGAATGAGATCACCTATGACAAGATCGCCTCGGCCCGGGTGTCCTATGGCGGCCGCGGTCAGATCACCGATGTTCAGCAGCCGCGCTACGGCCAGCAGCTGCTCGACGTTGTCCTGCCGTTTTGA
- the flgA gene encoding flagellar basal body P-ring formation chaperone FlgA codes for MKLALAFLTAAALSAPPAWAEYLIPLRTIRAKEIVNAEDLALKKGEILGALSDPAAVAGMEARVALYAGRPLRPGDIGPPAIVERNDLVTLIFRQGVLSIAAEGRALGRGAAGEAVRVMNLSSRTTVTGRITEDGSVEVN; via the coding sequence ATGAAACTTGCCCTCGCCTTTCTGACCGCTGCCGCGCTGAGCGCACCGCCCGCCTGGGCGGAATACCTGATCCCGCTGCGCACAATCCGCGCAAAGGAGATCGTCAATGCCGAAGACCTGGCACTCAAGAAAGGCGAGATCCTTGGCGCGCTGTCGGACCCGGCAGCGGTTGCGGGCATGGAAGCCCGCGTCGCGCTGTATGCCGGACGGCCCTTGCGGCCCGGGGATATCGGCCCGCCGGCCATTGTTGAACGCAACGACCTGGTCACCCTGATCTTCCGCCAAGGCGTGCTGTCCATTGCCGCAGAAGGCCGCGCCCTGGGCCGCGGCGCTGCCGGCGAGGCCGTCCGGGTCATGAATCTCTCTTCCCGCACCACCGTCACCGGCCGGATCACGGAAGACGGCTCCGTAGAGGTAAACTGA
- the flgG gene encoding flagellar basal-body rod protein FlgG, with the protein MRALKIAATGMSAQQLRVETISNNLANMNTTAYNARRAEFADLHYQQISRAGTVNASDGTVLPTGVQVGLGVRPAAVSVHLSQGALQQTNNDLDLAIDGKGYLEVTLPSGQTAYTRDGALKRSAEGLIVTSDGFAVSPEVTIPDDATSISINAEGEVYGYFEESAEGQLLGQFTLAGFTNPKGLEAIGSNLFTETEASGAPTVSNAGEDGLGTLRQGYLEGSSVDAVREVTELIEAQRGYEMNAKVISAVDQMMGATTQVR; encoded by the coding sequence ATGCGTGCTTTGAAGATCGCAGCAACCGGCATGAGCGCCCAGCAATTGCGGGTGGAGACAATCTCCAACAACCTCGCCAATATGAACACCACCGCCTACAACGCGCGGCGCGCAGAGTTCGCCGATCTGCACTACCAGCAGATTTCGCGGGCCGGCACCGTCAATGCATCCGACGGCACCGTGCTTCCGACCGGTGTGCAGGTTGGCCTCGGCGTGCGCCCGGCCGCCGTTTCCGTGCATCTGTCGCAAGGAGCGCTGCAGCAGACCAACAATGATCTGGATCTTGCCATCGACGGCAAGGGCTACTTGGAAGTGACGCTGCCTTCAGGCCAGACCGCCTACACCCGCGACGGCGCCCTGAAGCGCTCTGCCGAAGGGCTGATCGTGACCTCGGACGGGTTTGCGGTATCGCCGGAAGTCACTATCCCCGACGATGCCACCAGCATCTCGATCAATGCTGAAGGCGAAGTCTACGGATACTTTGAAGAATCTGCCGAAGGCCAGCTCCTGGGCCAGTTCACCCTGGCAGGATTTACCAACCCCAAAGGGCTCGAGGCGATCGGCAGCAATCTGTTCACTGAAACTGAAGCCTCCGGAGCCCCTACGGTTTCCAACGCCGGCGAAGACGGGCTTGGTACCCTGCGCCAGGGCTATCTGGAAGGAAGCTCGGTCGACGCAGTGCGCGAAGTGACCGAACTGATCGAAGCACAGCGCGGCTATGAAATGAATGCCAAGGTCATCTCGGCTGTCGACCAGATGATGGGTGCAACGACACAGGTGCGCTGA
- a CDS encoding flagellar hook-basal body complex protein → MENAGYATLSRQSGLMREMRVIANNIANSATTGYRQEGLIFSEFVQSSPGQQSLSMSRANIFNTSMEQGQLTKTGGTFDFAVEGDGFFMVETPQGERLTRSGAFSPNADGDLVTMDGYRVLDAGRAPVFVPPDAGKIEVGADGSMSANGLLLGQLGLFKPMEQHTLVREDGVMFRVDGEIEDSFDSKVLQGFLEGSNVNAISEVTRMIEVQRAYEMGQSFLQAEDERIRNAIKNLIKS, encoded by the coding sequence ATGGAAAATGCAGGCTACGCCACCCTTTCACGCCAGTCGGGCCTGATGCGGGAAATGCGCGTCATCGCAAACAATATCGCAAACTCCGCCACCACCGGTTACCGCCAGGAGGGGTTGATCTTTTCGGAATTCGTGCAGTCGTCGCCCGGGCAGCAGTCGCTGTCGATGTCGCGTGCGAATATCTTCAACACCTCGATGGAGCAGGGCCAGCTTACCAAAACCGGCGGGACGTTTGACTTTGCCGTGGAAGGCGATGGCTTCTTTATGGTCGAGACACCGCAGGGTGAACGGCTGACCCGCTCCGGGGCGTTTTCCCCGAATGCCGATGGCGACCTGGTGACCATGGATGGCTACAGGGTGCTGGATGCAGGCCGTGCCCCCGTTTTCGTGCCGCCGGACGCCGGCAAGATCGAAGTGGGCGCGGACGGCTCGATGAGCGCAAATGGACTCCTGCTGGGGCAGCTGGGCCTGTTCAAGCCGATGGAACAGCACACGCTGGTGCGCGAGGACGGTGTGATGTTCCGCGTCGACGGCGAGATCGAGGATTCATTCGATTCGAAGGTGCTGCAGGGTTTCCTGGAAGGCTCCAACGTAAACGCGATTTCAGAAGTCACCCGGATGATCGAAGTCCAGCGCGCCTATGAGATGGGCCAGAGCTTTCTGCAGGCGGAAGACGAGCGCATCCGCAATGCCATCAAAAACCTGATCAAGTCCTAG
- a CDS encoding flagellar biosynthetic protein FliQ, whose translation MMSESLFYDTLRQALWAAVTMSTPILAVALAIGLAVGLFQALTSVQEMTLTFVPKLAAILVVFWVTMGFMTQTLVAFFDGHIVPMIAGGS comes from the coding sequence ATGATGAGCGAAAGCCTGTTTTATGACACCCTGCGCCAGGCCCTGTGGGCCGCCGTCACCATGTCGACGCCGATCCTGGCTGTCGCACTGGCGATAGGTCTTGCCGTCGGTCTGTTTCAGGCCCTGACCTCGGTGCAGGAAATGACCCTGACCTTCGTGCCGAAACTGGCAGCGATCCTGGTCGTTTTCTGGGTGACCATGGGTTTCATGACACAAACGCTGGTGGCCTTTTTCGACGGCCACATTGTTCCGATGATTGCTGGAGGTTCGTAA
- the fliE gene encoding flagellar hook-basal body complex protein FliE yields the protein MDIRSLSAASGYTAARPATKADPNHDAAGTGAGAHLKQSFEDFATTLQQSEQISVQAMTSQADPHALVQALAQTELAVETAVTVRNKVVEAYQEILRMPV from the coding sequence ATGGATATTCGCAGTCTTTCCGCCGCAAGCGGCTATACCGCCGCTCGTCCAGCAACCAAAGCTGATCCCAACCATGATGCCGCCGGCACTGGTGCGGGCGCCCATCTGAAGCAGAGCTTCGAAGATTTCGCCACGACCCTTCAGCAAAGCGAGCAGATCTCCGTGCAGGCGATGACCTCGCAGGCAGATCCCCACGCCCTGGTGCAGGCGCTGGCACAGACCGAACTGGCGGTCGAGACGGCTGTCACCGTACGCAACAAGGTCGTTGAGGCCTACCAAGAAATCCTGAGGATGCCGGTCTGA